In the Microtus ochrogaster isolate Prairie Vole_2 unplaced genomic scaffold, MicOch1.0 UNK52, whole genome shotgun sequence genome, one interval contains:
- the Il17a gene encoding interleukin-17A — translation MSPGRSSFLSLLLLLLLSLEAVVKAGLPIPQSSGCPNTEGKNFLQNVKVNLTVLNSLSPKLSSRRPSDYLNRSTSPWTLHRNEDPNRYPSVIWEAQCRHQRCVNAQGKLEHHMNSVLLQQEILVLKREPENCPFSFRVEKMLVGVGCTCVSSIVRHVA, via the exons ATGAGTCCCGGGAGATCTTCGTTTCTG tctctgctgctgttgctgctgctgagcCTGGAGGCTGTGGTGAAGGCAGGGTTACCTATCCCACAAAGTTCAGGATGTCCAAACACAGAGGGCAAGAACTTTCTCCAGAATGTGAAGGTCAACCTGACAGTCCTGAACTCCCTTAGCCCGAAACTGAGTTCCCGAAGGCCCTCAGACTACCTCAACCGATCCACCTCGCCCTGGACTCTCCA ccgcaatgaggaccctaacagATATCCTTCTGTGATCTGGGAGGCACAGTGCCGCCACCAGCGCTGTGTCAATGCTCAGGGGAAGTTGGAGCACCACATGAACTCTGTTCTCCTCCAGCAAGAGATCCTGGTCCTGAAGAGGGAGCCTGAGAACTGTCCCTTCTCCTTCCGGGTGGAGAAGATGCTGGTGGGTGTGGGCTGCACCTGCGTGTCCTCCATCGTCCGCCACGTGGCCTAA